The nucleotide sequence AATTTTCTATTACGAACTGGTATTGGGAATCTTCAAATAGGTGATGCAAGATCCCTTCAGCTAAAATGGAAAGAGATATGCCGATACCCGCTGCTACGCCTGACCACCATAAAGACATCACGGGACGCTGAAGCTCTTCTAATCCCTCGCGATGTACAATGGCATAAAGAGAAACTGAATTTAAGCTTTGGTTGTCCCTTACATCTTGTTCTTCGGTGTGACTTAATGCCACATCTTTTTCTCTATCTTTTGACTGCTGCGATTTTTCAGTCATCAATGCCTCCAGCATAGTCCAATAGACTCACGTCCTACGTTAAATCACTAAGAAATTGGTACGTGTTGCACCTGGTATTTCGGTCACATTCATTTCTGTTGCTTGACGAATAGATGACGAATAGACAGTCACACAAAATAACCTCGACTCAAGACAGGCATATGTATTCATATCAGTCATTGTGACAGGCAAGATTAGTAATATACGGTGACTGTCTTGTTTTGAGTTTTGTATTGAATTGCTTCGATAATACCGAGGACCATCGCAATTGCGGTACGATAAAAAGCCTCTAAACCATTAAGGCTAAGGGAGTTTGTGCGTTTATGCTGAATATTTATTTAATAAAAAGAGCCCATTAAGAGAACTGAAGAGATTGGTTCAATTGGCCTCTAGAAGACCCCGTGGTTTAGTGTTCATTATGAAAGGCTATGCACATTTTTTATGTTCGAGTATGCTAGCACTAACTGAAGTTGAGAATTGTGTTTCAATGGTATTGACCATCAGTTGCCAGCTAACTTCAGTTAAGCCCGCTCGTGTAAGAATAGGTTCACTATTAGCCGAAATAGAACCTGGTTTATCTTGCCGTATACTCCTACCAGTATCATCCACCAGTTGAAGATAATCTTTTAATTCAAAGCGTAACCCTATGTGAGTACGTTCTCGCGAGCCAATAAAAGGCATCAGTTTTTTAGGTTGAACATTATTTTTCACGGCTTTAATGCGACGCTTTATACTCGTATGTGGTGATGTCTCGAGCGTTTTCGCTACACCAGCTCGAATAGGATTCAAGTCGACATAGGCCATGCAGGCTAGAAGGGCTGCTTCATCAAGTAAAGCCTGAGATTTGAACCTGCCCTCCCAAAAGTGCCCGGTACATTCATCTTCCTTATTCGCCATACGAGCTATGTATTCGTTGAGCAAACGCATAAACCAACTGATGCTATAAAGTCGCTGGCGATAAACCTTCACTAAAGCTTCTACGCTCTTCAACTCTGCTTCCGACAAGGTATGGCGTTGCTTGGTGTCTACATAGCGACGACTGAGTACCGTCCCCTTGTGAAACCTATGCCAACGTGCAAGTACTTCATCATTATTCAGTGCTAGAGCTTTGGCCTTGTTTACGTGCAGTACTAAGTGCGTATGATTACTCATAATAGCAAATGCACAAATATCGATAGCAAAAGAAGTGGACAGTTTTAGCGCCCTATCTTCAATAACTTGGCGCCTATGCTCGTAGCATTTACCAGTCAACTCATCTACCCCACACAAATATGCACGGCGAACACACCGCGAGACACAATGATAATAGGGCGTGCTTTCTAAACAAATAAGGGATTTACGTGGCTGTGGCATAACAATAAAACATTCTTTAATAGTCTCACTATTGTGCACAGTGTTGAAATAACTGGTACTGGCCGAAGGGCTAGAATAGATATTACTTTTAAACAAATTTTATAAGAGACACGAGAAGTGCCTGTCACGTTAATGCTCGTTATTGCTGTGCCTGTCTCGAAACAAGTGTTATAAGAGACACGAGAAGTGCCTGTCATGTCAATGCTGTGCCTGTCTCGTTAATGGTCTCGTTAATGCGCTTCAATGCGTCAATGCTGTCATGAAAAACAGCAGTCCAGCGCGTTTGAAACTCATTTAAACGCAAACAATTCAAACACTTCATTATCGCTTATTCCATCTAAGTTTAATCCTTAACTGCCTGTCTAATGTATACTTTAGTCGTACCCTAAAAAACAAATAGTTAAATACACCTGCCTACCTATATAACGATAAAGGGTGATCGCTAAAGACATAAACTCAGGAACACACATGAAACTATTCCCGATTTCGGCCCTTGCTGGCGCCGTTATATTTTCTCTTCCAAACTCATTGTCAGCACAAGAAGCTAACTCCGAGATAGCAGATACCTTTTCTGAAGAAGCAGAACAAATTGTAATTTTAGGTAGCCGCCGCCCAGGACGCTCGGTGGTAGAAAGCAATGTACCTATTGACCTTATCGGCGAAGATACGTTGCAAGCTGGCGGTTTTACAGATATAAGCCGTCAACTCCAAAACGTGGTCCCCAGCTTTAACTACTACCAGCCATCACTCGTAGACGGTACTGAACACATTAAGCCAGCCTCTTTGAGAGGGCTAGCGCCAGACCAAACGCTAGTGCTACTCAATGGGCGCAGATTCCACTCTAGCGCCATTCTTAATTTAAATGGCACGGCTGGCAGAGGCTCTGTGTCTGTCGATTTAAATGCCATTCCTTCTGCTGCCATTAAACGCGTAGAAATTTTGCGCGATGGCGCAGCTGCACAGTATGGCTCAGACGCCATTGCCGGTGTTATCAACATCATTACAAAGGATGACAGCGAAGGTGGTGCTATCAGCGTTTCTGGTGGAAGTTATTACACCACAGTAGATGGCGTACCAGAACTTGTCGGTGTCCAAGTGGACGACACTGGCGCAGTAGTAGGAAATGGCAGTAGCCGTGTTGCTGGGGTTTATGGTGATGACATTAGCCGCAACGACGGTGAAAATTACACGATTTCCGGCAATTGGGGCTTGCAGTTAAGCAGCGATGGCTATGTGAATATCAGCGCTGAATACGCGCACGCAAACAGAACAAGTCGCGGTGGATACGACGATGGCGATACTTACCCTAAAAACGAAGATGGTAGTTTTGATTTAAGAGAAATAGATGCTGATCGCGACCGATTTTATTATGGCCTCCCCGAAACAGAGAGCTATACCCTGTTAGGTAGCGCTGGTTATGTTTTCAACAACGGAATTGAAGCTTACTCAACGGTAACTTTTCAAGACAAAGATAGCCTTTCTGGCGCGTTTTACCGGGAGGCATCTGATGAAGCCTTGCTAATTCAGGAAATCTACCCGGATGGATTTACCCCACGAATATTAGCAGAAATTAAAGACTATTCCGTACTCGCAGGCATTAAGGGCAGTGCTGATATTTGGGATTATAATGCCAGTGTGGTAACCGGCAAAAATACCGTTGACTATACAACCAGCAATACCGCGAATGCGACTTACTTGTTAGATACACCCACTCGCTTTTATGGCGGTGAGTTAGCAAGCACTCAAACAACCTTAAGTTTTGATGCTTCTCGCTATATCGACCTTGACAGCCTCTATTCGCCTATTTCCTTTGCTATGGGTATTGAGTACCGCCAAGACGCTTTCCAAATTACCGCTGGGGATGAAGAGGCGTACACTAACCGTCAAATGACAGACGAAAGTGGCAACCCCATATTTGATGAGAGCGGAAACCCTGTTTACCCCACTAACAGTCTTTTTGCACAGGGCGCTATTTACTTCTCTGATGCTGCTGAAGTGGACGAAGACAGGCACGCGTACGCATTTTATGTTGATGTAGATAGCGATATCACAGAGGCATGGAATATTGCGTTAGCAGGCCGCTTTGAGGATTACTCGGATTTTGGTACCACGCTTAACGGCAAAATAGCAACGCGTTATACCTTTAATGACGGTTTCGCATTGCGAGGCTCAATTAGCTCGGGCTTTAGAGCACCATCTCTACAGCAGCAATTCTACACTTCAATTTCAACAAACTTTGTGGATGGCGTAGCCTATGAAGTAGGAACCATAGCGTCAACTAGTGCCGCGGCCGTTGCCCTAGGCGGGGAACAGCTGGATGCGGAAGAGTCGACTAACTACTCCATTGGCTTTACTTGGACAGTCACAGATAAGTTAAACATAACGGCCGATGCATATCGCATTGAAATAGACGATCGCATTGTGCTTTCAGAAACGCTAGGAGACAGTGACGACGAAGCGGTTATTGTGCAACAGGTGTTTGCCGACAATAATATCGAAGGCGTAGGCGCTGTTCGCTTTTTCATGAACGGTGTTAACAGCGTAACCGAAGGCGTTGATGTAGTGGCTAACTATACGGCAGGTACAGTGCTAAATGGCGATTTAAGCTTAAGCCTAGGCGCTAACTATAACAACACCGATGTGAGTGATGTGGTTGCCACGGCAGGGCCTAGCGATTTATTTGAACCTGATCAACTCTTTGCACGAAGAGAAAGAGAACGGCTAGAAAATGCAGCGCCAGAAGTTAAAGCTAACCTTACTGCCAATTGGCGCGGCGACGCGTTATCACTTATGTTCAGAACGAACTACTATGGTGAAGTCACTCAACCTGGTACGACTCAAGAAGGAGATGTCACCGTAGACGCCGCATTTATTGTTGATGTGGAAGCAGGTTATCTGTTTACCGACAATCTAGAAGGCAAAGTGGGCGTTAACAATTTACTCGACAAATATCCAGAGTCAGCGGTGATTACCGATCAGCCCAATCCAGGTCAGTTTGATTACATCATTCCATTCCCTAACTTTTCGCCTTACGGTTTCCAAGGCCGTTACGCTTATGCCAAAGTCACCTACTCTTTTTAAATAAAGCGTTAAAGGCACAAAAAAGCCCCGCGCGAAAAATGATTAGCGTGGGGCTTTATTATCATTGTGCGATAGCGTTATTTATAGGCCGAAATGAATAAGCACCAAGTTTGCAATGGCAGCCATAAGCATAGAAGCAAATGTAAGCATCATGCCCGCGATACGTTGCCAACTTGCACCAGCGTGTTGACGCAAACCATAGGCATGCAATACTCGCCCAAATAACAATGCGGCTGCTAATCCATGGACTATCCATCCCTGCCCCGTATTCGCTTCAAAGCAAGCAATCATTATAAGGGTAATAGGTACGTATTCACTAAAGTTGCCATGAGCTCTAGTTAAGCGTTTTAGATCTTCATTTCCCCCGTCTCCCAAGCTGATTTGGGCTGACCGCCGTACGCCAATGACAAGAAACGACAGGTATATGTAGCATATTCCCAATAAGCTTACATAGAAGGCCGTAATAGGTAACACCATTTAGCTACTCCAATTAGTCTTTTTATCTTTTATGATTAAACGTTATTCAAGTCCCACTTACAAGTAACAAAAAAGGCCGCTAATGCGACCTTCTTCAACTTCATTACCCGTTAGCCGAGACGTTTGGCCAACTCAGCGCTAACTTCGTCTACTGGGCGTGTGCCGTCTAACTTATGATATTCACAGTTACCGGCTTCTGCCTCTGCGCTGTAATAATTAACCAGCGGCTTCGTTTGCTCATGGTATATAGCAAGACGTTTACGCACCGTTTCTTCTTTATCATCATCACGAATGATTAAATCTTCACCGCTAACGTCATCTTTGCCTTCTTCTTTAGGCGGGTTGTATACTACATGATACACACGGCCTGACGCTGGGTGAACACGACGTCCGCCCATACGCTCAACTATAACGTCGTCAGGCACGTCAAATTCGATACAGTGATCCACTTTAACGCCTGCCTCTTTCATGGCGTCGGCTTGTGGAATTGTACGAGGGAAACCGTCTAGTAAGAAACCGTCTTTGCAGTCATCTTGTGCAATGCGCTCTTTAACCAAGCCAATGATGATATCGTCAGAAACTAACTTACCTTCATCCATAACTTGCTTGGCTTTTAGGCCTAATTCTGTACCCGCTTTAATTGCCGCACGAAGCATATCGCCCGTGGAAATTTGTGGAATACCATATTTGCCCATTAAAAACTGAGCTTGTGTGCCCTTACCCGCGCCAGGAGCGCCGAGAAGAATAATTCGCATGTGTGCGTTCTCCGCTTATGATTTTGAAACTTTTTCACCTTCGGCACTTTACACATTCAACACCACAGTGACAAGTAGAAGGCTACGGCTAATTTTAAACTTAAGACTAATGGCGAATATATGTACAAGTTATATTGCGTATGAACGGGTGTTGTTTTGTTATATTGCGCTCTACGCCAAGCATAAACCCACCATTTTTAATTTACTTAACTAATTAATTTAAATGGATTTTTATAACACTTCCATAAAATAATAATCCACACAAAGAAAAAGCGAGCTATTTGCTCGCTTTTTACTAATCAATTAATGATTACAAGCCTTATTTAGCTAACTTCATTAACAGACTGTTCAGGTTTTGAACAAACGTTGAAGGATCTTTTAAGCTTCCCTGTTCAGACAATGCGGCTTGGTCGAATAATACGCCAACCCACTCGTTGAAAAGTGCCTCATCTTGCGTATCAGCTAGCATTTTAACCAGCGCGTGCTCAGGGTTAAGCTCTAGATGATACTTCACATCAGGTACAGTCTGCCCAGCAGCTTGCATCAACTTCATCATCTGCGTAGTCATGCCATTGTCGTCTGCTACAATACAAGCAGGGGAATCAGTGAGACGGTGAGTAAATTTAACCTCGCCTACCTTATCACCAAGGGCAGTTTTCGCTCGCTCAAGCAAGCCTTCAACTTCTTTTTCAGCTTCTTCTTTCGCTTTCTTAGATTCTTCGTCTTCAAGGTCGCCTAAATCTAAGTTAGCTTTAGCGATAGAAACAAACTGTTTTTCACTGAATTCAGTAAGGTGAGACATCAACCATTCGTCGATACGCTCGCCCATTAACAGAACTTCAATGCCTTTCTTGCGGAAGATTTCCAAGTGAGGGCTAGACTTCGCTGCCTGCAAGCTGTCTGCGGTCACGTAGTAAATCTTATCCTGACCTTCTTTCATACGCTCGATGTAATCAGCAAGAGATACTGTTTGCGCATCAGAATCAGCGTGCGTTGATGAGAAACGTAGTAGGCCTGCAATTTTCTCACGGTTACTAAAGTCTTCCGCTGGGCCTTCTTTTAGCACATTACCAAATTCATTCCAGAATGACTGATACTTTTCAGCATCATTTTTCGCCATTTTCTCAAGCATCTGAAGCACACGCTTAGTACAACCTTGGCGAAGGGTCTGGGTAATTTTGTTGTCTTGAAGAATTTCACGAGAAACGTTTAGCGGTAAATCGTTACTATCAAGTAACCCTTTCACAAAACGCAGGTATGTTGGCATGAACTGCTCTGCGTCATCCATAATGAATACGCGTTGCACATACAACTTTAAGCCATGATTCTGGTCACGGTTCCACATATCAAATGGCGCTTTTGAAGGAATATACAATAAGCTAGTGTATTCCGTTTTACCTTCTACTTTATTGTGCGCCCATGCTAGAGGATCGGTAAAATCGTGTGAAATGTGCTTGTAGAATTCATTGTATTCTTCATCTGAAATATCAGATTTTTCACGAGTCCACAGGGCCGTTGCCTTGTTAACAACTTCCCATTCACCTGGCTGAGCTTCAATCTTCTCGCCATCAGGGCCTTCGCTTTCAGGCACTTCGTCTTTCCACATCTGTACTGGGATGCTGATGTGATCAGAATACTTACTAATAATGGAACGCAGACGCCAAGCATCAGCAAACTCTTTTTCGTCTTCACGTAGGTGAAGCACAATTTCAGTACCGCGTGTGGGCTTGTTAATTTCGGCGATGGTGAATTCACCTTCCCCTTCAGATACCCATTCAATGGCTTCTGCTGCATCAGTGCCAGCAGCACGAGTACGAACCGTCACCTTATCCGCTACAATAAATGCCGAGTAAAAACCAACACCAAATTGGCCGATAAGTTGAGAGTCTTTGGCGTTGTCGCCAGAAAGCTTGCTAAAGAAGTCCTTAGTACCAGACTTTGCGATGGTACCTAAGTTAGCGATAACCTCATCTCGGGTCATCCCGATACCATTGTCCGCAATGGTTACCGTGCTAGCTTCTTTATCAACACTAATTTTAACCGCAAGATCGCCGTCATTTTCATAAAGACTGCCGTCTTCCAATGCGCGAAAACGGAGCTTATCTGCTGCGTCAGCGGCATTTGACACTAACTCACGAAGAAAAATTTCTTTATTCGAGTACAAAGAGTGAATCATCAGATGAAGTAACTGCTTTACTTCCGTCTGAAAACCGTGGGTTTCTTTATGGGCTGCTTCAGCCATAATCCAATATCTCCTCGTTGAATGGATCACATTACTCTCAGACAGGTAGGGTCTGTGAGCGTGTTTTTCAACAGTAAAGGTAAAAAATTATGACGAAAAGTGAGTATTAGGTTGCTAAATGAAGGCGCTTGAGGGAAAGCTATAACTTTCGGCGCCCTGAAAACGCATGTGTAAGGGTGTTTCCATCAATATATTCTAGCTCCCCACCAACGGGGACCCCATGGGCAATTCGTGACGCATCAATATTGTGACTAGCACACACTTGACCAATATAGTGTGCTGTGGCCTCCCCTTCCACGGTGGGGTTGGTTGCTAAAATCACTTCGTTAATGCCCCCAGCAGACAGACGCCTCTCAAGCTCATCTAAGCCTATTTCGTTCGGCCCTACACCATCGATAGGCGATAGATGCCCCATCAACACAAAGTATTGGCCTTTGTAGCTCAAGGTTTGCTCAATAGCCAAAACGTCTTGTGGGCTTTCTACAATGCACAGAAGCCCGCTTGCTTCGCGTTCAGGGTGACGGCAAATTTCACACAGTGCATCCTCTGTAAACGTTCTGCAGCGTTCACAATGGTGTATATGCTCCATAGCGTTATGTAAAACATTGCTTAAGTCCAGCGCACCAGTACGATTGCGCTCCAACAGATGAAATGCCATCCGCTGTGCGCTTTTTTGCCCTACACCAGGTAGACAGGTTAAGGCTTGAATGAGTTCGGTAAGTAAAGGGCTAAACTTCATAATGGCTGTATGGATTTGTCACGATTTGAGTGTGCGCAATGGTCGCATTTAACGATGCCCCATTCAACTGATTCGCGTAAGTAAAACCGCGTGAAAGTAATATATTTTAGCCACGTTCAGTTTACATTCATTTTCACGTAACTATAGTTCCTTATCGTTTTACCCCCTATAGCTAGTAGGGCTACCATTTTCTCGAAAAAGGATATTTTATGAAGTTTCGTCGTCCCCTCATGTGTGCCATTGTACTATCAACTTCTCTTACAACCCCTCTTGCGTTAGCTCAAACCGCGCAAATTCATCACGAAGTTAGCCTAGGTATCTCTGATATCAAAGACGCAGACGATAAATTTCTGGGTGTAGGTTACCGCTATTATTTCGATACTGTGAATATGGCTACTCAGCCTTGGGCGATAAGCCCCTACCTTCAGCGCGCTAACAATGCATCGGTAAACTATTTTGCTATCGACGACCTAAACAGTATCAATATAGATGGCGAATGGTTTTATTCTGATACTCTCATAGTGCGTGGTCGCTATGGGAGGATTTCCGACGAAAGGAATTTATCTGATGTTACTCAGCAACGGGTAGGCATCAGTTTGTCCACCTTTGCCAACGACCACTGGGAATACGGTGCAGGTATCGATCTTTTCGATATTGAAGAAGCGTTTTACGCTTATGATGACCCAACAACAAGATATAAAGCTGATGATAACGAACTCAGTTTCAGTATCTTTGCTAGGTATACCAGCTTTGGAGGGACAGCAAAAAGCTTCACGCCAGGGTGGGATATCGCGATGAAAGGCACTCACTTCGACGACGAATTTTCAATTGAGATTGACGCAGATTACTATCTTAAACCCAATTGGAGTGTGGGTGTCGCTGCACTGTATGAAAACCATGACGGCTACAGTTCAGAGAACCTAGTCGAATTAGGTACCAACTATTGGTTTAACCCTTATTCATCGCTTAGATTTGGCCTAGGATATGATACAGACGATGGCGATTTAGGTTCTATTACGCTGTTAGGCACTTTCAGGTTTTAATAAGGTTTATTCCGCAGGATTACTTGGCGAAGAAGTCCGTATGGGCTGCTTCGCCACTTTATCGAGCTCGATCTTGTAGGCATTGCCGCCAATGAGCCCTTTGAATTCTTCATCGGTAAATACCAGCGTATTGTTGTCGTAAAAGGTAACGGCCTCTTTTTGTGTAATTAACCCTAAATCTATTCTGTAAATATCGCCTGAGAAAAATCGGTCTGACGGAAAATTCTCGAATAGCCATATTGACGTTGAGTCTAACAATACTAACCTTTTTCTGTCTGGACTGATGGCTGCTGAAGTAATCCAACATAACTTTTCCAATGTCGTACAGGTTTTAAAAGCATCTATCTTTTCAGCATTAAAATTTGCCGCATGATCTCCTACTTTATACACATTTGTAATACCATCAAATGGCGCAGTTCGATTCTTAGTAAATAAGTAGAGGTTGTGGTCAAACTCAATAAAGGCTTCTAAATCAAAGTTCTTTTGGTGAGGTTCTACGGGTGTACCATCCATTTCTGGGTAGGTAAATTTAATAATTTCTGCTTCTGTTGTGTCTGTCTTTATATCTATGGGGTTTTCAATTTTATATATGGTTAACCATCGCCTGTTATTTTCATTGTTGCCGAAATCGCCTAGAAAAAAATGACCAAACTCGTTTTGTGTCATGTCTTCCCAATCGATATTTTTTGCATTGGTTACCGTCACTTCCCTAGCTACTGAACCATCATCATTCAACATATAGAGTTTAGGCCCGTCCCCGCTATCGTTAATGGCCCAAAGACGTAATTTCTTATCAAACTCAATACCCGAAATTTCACGCACCTTTGGGTCAATATCATGCTGCTTTTTGCTATACAAAGAATACGCAGCCCCCACCGTGAACAACATTGCCATGCAAGCTAACAGTAGAGATATGAGTACAACGGGCTTTTTAATCATGCAAATACACATCCTTGTTTACGCGTGACATTTTCGCGACCATGAATGACTGTCTCAACCCGTGTTGCCAATAAAAAAGCAGTTAAGTTAACGGCGTGTTTACTTAACTGCTTCTGGTACGTATCGGGAACGCTGAGTCTGACTAAAAACCTCTTAAAACGGCATTTTGAAGCCCGGAGGTAAAGGCATGCCTCCAGTCACATCACCCATTTTTTCTTTGCTGGTTTCTTGCACGCGACGTACCGCATCGTTAAATGCTGCGGCAACTAGGTCTTCAACCATATCTTTGTCGTCGTCCATCAAAGAATCGTCAATATCAACACGACGCACGTTGTGGTTACAGGTCATTGTCACCTTAACCATACCTGCGCCCGCTTCACCGGTAACCTCTAGGTTCGCTAAGTCGTCTTGTACTTTTTGCATGCGCTCTTGCATTTGCTGCGCCTGCTTCATGATATTACCCATTCCACCTTTAAACATATTTTATCTCGCTTCGTTTTGGTGTTAATTGAAACTGTTATCTCGCCTTTACCGTGTCGGTAACAATAGATGCATCAAACATTGATAACAGCGCTTGAATTTTTTCGTCACTTTCTAAAACTTCATGCGCATAGGCTTCGCGCATTGCTACTATTTCTTGTTGAAGTGAATATGGTGTCTGAGCAGGGTTGCCCAATACTATTTCGATTTCCACCTGTTCACCTAACGTATGGTGTAGTGCATCCAACAATTGTTTTTTGGCACTCTCATTAAGTAAATGCGCCTGACTGTTGTCAATTTCAAGCGTAACCTGACCGTTGTTTTTACTGAAAGAGGCATGCAACACAAGCTGCTTTAATAACCCCGCCAGCGGCATTTGCTCAACCAGGTAGCTCCATTTATCTATTTGACTGGCATGCACCAGTTTTTTACCGTCTTCTAAATACGCCGTTAACTGTCCCTTATACTGCTGAGGCGCTACACCAGTATCACTTGCTTCACTAGGTTGTAGCGGGTCGCTCGACATTTGCGAATCAACGCTATTTTCATTACGCGGCATGTTCGCATGAGGCTCACTCTCGTGAGCAAAAGGCGCATGCGATTGTGACGTTACTAGGTCTTCTTCGGTCTGCACTTGTCTTGATGGCGCCTCTACCTGTGCAGGCTCAGCCATAGACTGAGACGATGGGTTGTCGTCTCCCTTAGACTCTGTTGCCCAAGGTGGCGAATCATCCCCTAAATCTGGTGTATGCGGCGCGTTTTCCTTCGCCACAGGTTCTTGCGCTGCTTGTGTGATATCCTGCGCGCCATTGCCTCTGCTAAGTCGGTTAAACAAGCCGTCGTCTTTGTCATTTTTGGCGGCTTTCTTGGTACTTTCAGCTGCACTTTCAACTTTTTGCTGCTTTAATTTCTGTCGCAGTGCCAACATATCCGCCGTTGACGTAAGCTGCGCATCGTTATCACCATGCTGAAGGGCTCCGTGTGACGTGTCACTTAAATGCTCAGCATCTGCATTTTTTTCAGTGGCCTCATTGATATGCACAGGCTCTTGATAGCCAAACTCTCCCTCAAACATGCCTGTCTCTTGTGGAGGAAGATCGTCATGATAAGCATCTAACGGCGGCGTATCATTGAACGGTGATTCATCACTTGGCGGCAATGTTTCCGGTGTCAACGCGGGTGATTGAGCTTCAGTAACAGGCTCATCAATTGGGGGTGCTTGTTCTGGCTGTGTTGGGGCGGCACCAGATTCCTCAGGTGTTAACTCAACTGGCTGTGGCTCAACTGGCTGTGTAAGAGTGGTTTCTGACTCTGGCGTTAAAGAGGATTGCTCGTCACTGTGAGAGGCTTGGCGTTGACTGACAGATGAAGATTCCTCGGCTGGCTTTTCAGCTACCACGGCGCTGCTTGCCTCTGAAGCAGTTATTGCAGAGACTGGCGAGTTAAGTTGGGACTTTCCCGTACTGATAATCTCCTCTGTGTCGGAGATGGGTTCGTTCGGTGCAAATGTCATCATTCGCATTAGCGTCATTTCTAACGCACTTCGCCCGTCTAGCGCTAATGGTAAATCTTTACGCCCCTGCAGCGCAATCTGGTAGAACAGTTGCACTTGCTCTGGCGCTATACTTTTCGCCAGTTGAAAAATAGCCTTGGCTGAGGTGGT is from Alteromonas australica and encodes:
- a CDS encoding transposase — protein: MPQPRKSLICLESTPYYHCVSRCVRRAYLCGVDELTGKCYEHRRQVIEDRALKLSTSFAIDICAFAIMSNHTHLVLHVNKAKALALNNDEVLARWHRFHKGTVLSRRYVDTKQRHTLSEAELKSVEALVKVYRQRLYSISWFMRLLNEYIARMANKEDECTGHFWEGRFKSQALLDEAALLACMAYVDLNPIRAGVAKTLETSPHTSIKRRIKAVKNNVQPKKLMPFIGSRERTHIGLRFELKDYLQLVDDTGRSIRQDKPGSISANSEPILTRAGLTEVSWQLMVNTIETQFSTSVSASILEHKKCA
- the adk gene encoding adenylate kinase gives rise to the protein MRIILLGAPGAGKGTQAQFLMGKYGIPQISTGDMLRAAIKAGTELGLKAKQVMDEGKLVSDDIIIGLVKERIAQDDCKDGFLLDGFPRTIPQADAMKEAGVKVDHCIEFDVPDDVIVERMGGRRVHPASGRVYHVVYNPPKEEGKDDVSGEDLIIRDDDKEETVRKRLAIYHEQTKPLVNYYSAEAEAGNCEYHKLDGTRPVDEVSAELAKRLG
- the recR gene encoding recombination mediator RecR codes for the protein MKFSPLLTELIQALTCLPGVGQKSAQRMAFHLLERNRTGALDLSNVLHNAMEHIHHCERCRTFTEDALCEICRHPEREASGLLCIVESPQDVLAIEQTLSYKGQYFVLMGHLSPIDGVGPNEIGLDELERRLSAGGINEVILATNPTVEGEATAHYIGQVCASHNIDASRIAHGVPVGGELEYIDGNTLTHAFSGRRKL
- the htpG gene encoding molecular chaperone HtpG gives rise to the protein MAEAAHKETHGFQTEVKQLLHLMIHSLYSNKEIFLRELVSNAADAADKLRFRALEDGSLYENDGDLAVKISVDKEASTVTIADNGIGMTRDEVIANLGTIAKSGTKDFFSKLSGDNAKDSQLIGQFGVGFYSAFIVADKVTVRTRAAGTDAAEAIEWVSEGEGEFTIAEINKPTRGTEIVLHLREDEKEFADAWRLRSIISKYSDHISIPVQMWKDEVPESEGPDGEKIEAQPGEWEVVNKATALWTREKSDISDEEYNEFYKHISHDFTDPLAWAHNKVEGKTEYTSLLYIPSKAPFDMWNRDQNHGLKLYVQRVFIMDDAEQFMPTYLRFVKGLLDSNDLPLNVSREILQDNKITQTLRQGCTKRVLQMLEKMAKNDAEKYQSFWNEFGNVLKEGPAEDFSNREKIAGLLRFSSTHADSDAQTVSLADYIERMKEGQDKIYYVTADSLQAAKSSPHLEIFRKKGIEVLLMGERIDEWLMSHLTEFSEKQFVSIAKANLDLGDLEDEESKKAKEEAEKEVEGLLERAKTALGDKVGEVKFTHRLTDSPACIVADDNGMTTQMMKLMQAAGQTVPDVKYHLELNPEHALVKMLADTQDEALFNEWVGVLFDQAALSEQGSLKDPSTFVQNLNSLLMKLAK
- a CDS encoding TonB-dependent receptor plug domain-containing protein translates to MKLFPISALAGAVIFSLPNSLSAQEANSEIADTFSEEAEQIVILGSRRPGRSVVESNVPIDLIGEDTLQAGGFTDISRQLQNVVPSFNYYQPSLVDGTEHIKPASLRGLAPDQTLVLLNGRRFHSSAILNLNGTAGRGSVSVDLNAIPSAAIKRVEILRDGAAAQYGSDAIAGVINIITKDDSEGGAISVSGGSYYTTVDGVPELVGVQVDDTGAVVGNGSSRVAGVYGDDISRNDGENYTISGNWGLQLSSDGYVNISAEYAHANRTSRGGYDDGDTYPKNEDGSFDLREIDADRDRFYYGLPETESYTLLGSAGYVFNNGIEAYSTVTFQDKDSLSGAFYREASDEALLIQEIYPDGFTPRILAEIKDYSVLAGIKGSADIWDYNASVVTGKNTVDYTTSNTANATYLLDTPTRFYGGELASTQTTLSFDASRYIDLDSLYSPISFAMGIEYRQDAFQITAGDEEAYTNRQMTDESGNPIFDESGNPVYPTNSLFAQGAIYFSDAAEVDEDRHAYAFYVDVDSDITEAWNIALAGRFEDYSDFGTTLNGKIATRYTFNDGFALRGSISSGFRAPSLQQQFYTSISTNFVDGVAYEVGTIASTSAAAVALGGEQLDAEESTNYSIGFTWTVTDKLNITADAYRIEIDDRIVLSETLGDSDDEAVIVQQVFADNNIEGVGAVRFFMNGVNSVTEGVDVVANYTAGTVLNGDLSLSLGANYNNTDVSDVVATAGPSDLFEPDQLFARRERERLENAAPEVKANLTANWRGDALSLMFRTNYYGEVTQPGTTQEGDVTVDAAFIVDVEAGYLFTDNLEGKVGVNNLLDKYPESAVITDQPNPGQFDYIIPFPNFSPYGFQGRYAYAKVTYSF
- a CDS encoding putative porin, with translation MKFRRPLMCAIVLSTSLTTPLALAQTAQIHHEVSLGISDIKDADDKFLGVGYRYYFDTVNMATQPWAISPYLQRANNASVNYFAIDDLNSINIDGEWFYSDTLIVRGRYGRISDERNLSDVTQQRVGISLSTFANDHWEYGAGIDLFDIEEAFYAYDDPTTRYKADDNELSFSIFARYTSFGGTAKSFTPGWDIAMKGTHFDDEFSIEIDADYYLKPNWSVGVAALYENHDGYSSENLVELGTNYWFNPYSSLRFGLGYDTDDGDLGSITLLGTFRF
- a CDS encoding MAPEG family protein, yielding MVLPITAFYVSLLGICYIYLSFLVIGVRRSAQISLGDGGNEDLKRLTRAHGNFSEYVPITLIMIACFEANTGQGWIVHGLAAALLFGRVLHAYGLRQHAGASWQRIAGMMLTFASMLMAAIANLVLIHFGL